One stretch of Enoplosus armatus isolate fEnoArm2 chromosome 1, fEnoArm2.hap1, whole genome shotgun sequence DNA includes these proteins:
- the LOC139284654 gene encoding LOW QUALITY PROTEIN: interleukin-18 receptor accessory protein-like (The sequence of the model RefSeq protein was modified relative to this genomic sequence to represent the inferred CDS: deleted 1 base in 1 codon): MQSGYIVNFFLWFFPILLEGCCPGKRQKKKTGFQQNTTHYHYRAVEGEIFMMPCIKCVNPHMEVLWPRTGDAREGNERPSFDCGRKFLAEAKHSGKYTCLTSGSKVFFHLQVVEKNSQCFQPLESSVMRVVGAGGEVPCPGLNCSDNTDVTWYKDDKAVSEQSRDSCEKSGVLHLCKVSELDTGVYFCERQIIEQEVKWIYRRTVNFTAIPHFTQSNSPRITYPDGNTTEEVELGRSHTLTCEVHFPFEIKFSPEVQWYMHYGGNMKNMTPLHMEEQQQERVTLQEFKVTQKAIIKKVTLQHLNNTYTCITSNSVKNSSVTIKLKEKIKVKWPSLVGYPIVSLLLVAGLGIVLHVKWLEIQLIYRSHFQNGKNDGDEKEFDVLLSYVWSPPSAEEEAVLTLSSRSGPDTDEEACLFSMDPLNSEEGIATQRPLEVLLPQVLEDRWGYRLCLLERDVIPGGAYIDDVILAIKRSQMLICLLSADYLSNSNAVFVLQSGVQALLQNSTLKLLLIWTNTASASLIQPDPPLPTLVQRALKVLPSLDWTAGKPTRATSNFWRSLRKAMPDHSKKLFHSCRTSDLSFSQHDVQHIYFTMQVVLLHSSLKLFACKCKT; the protein is encoded by the exons ATGCAGAGTGGATACATTGTGAATTTTTTCTTGTGGTTCTTTCCTATTTTGTTGGAGGGATGCTGTCCAGGAAAgcgtcaaaagaaaaaaacag GTTTTCAGCAGAATACTACACACTATCACTACAGAGCTGTGGAGGGGGAAATCTTCATGATGCCGTGCATAAAATGTGTGAACCCGCACATGGAGGTGTTGTGGCCCAGGACTGGAGATGCCAGAGAAGGAAATGAACGCCCATCCTTTGACTGTGGGAGGAAGTTCCTAGCTGAAGCAAAGCATTCTGGAAAGTACACATGCCTCACAAG TGGCAGCAAGGTGTTCTTCCATCTACAGGTGGTGGAGAAAAACAGTCAGTGCTTCCAGCCTCTGGAAAGCAGTGTAATGCGGGTCGTGGGTGCAGGTGGGGAGGTCCCCTGCCCAGGTCTCAACTGTAGTGACAACACAGATGTCACCTGGTACAAG GATGACAAAGCTGTgtctgagcagagcagagactcCTGTGAGAAGAGTGGGGTGTTACACCTCTGCAAAGTCAGTGAACTTGATACTGGTGTATATTTCTGTGAGAGACAAATAATTGAGCAAGAAGTCAAATGGATCTACAGGAGAACTGTTAACTTCACAGCCATAc CTCACTTCACACAAAGTAACTCTCCCAGGATTACGTATCCTGATGGCAACACGACAGAGGAAGTGGAGCTTG GTCGGTCTCATACTCTGACATGTGAGGTGCATTTTCCTTTTGAGATAAAGTTTTCTCCAGAGGTGCAGTGGTACATGCATTACGGTGGCAACATGAAGAATATGACTCCACTACACATGGAGGAGCAACA ACAGGAGAGAGTGACACTTCAAGAGTTCAAGGTCACACAAAAAGCCATCATAAAAAAGGTGACCCTACAACACTTGAACAACACATATACCTGCATCACCAGTAATTCTGTCAAAAACAGCAGTGTCACCATCAAGCTCAAGGAGAAAATCAAAG TAAAATGGCCGTCGCTGGTTGGGTATCCCATTGTGTCGTTGCTGCTGGTAGCTGGGCTGGGAATCGTTTTGCATGTGAAATGGCTGGAAATACAGCTTATCTACAGGTCCCACttccaaaatggaaaaaatgatgGAG ATGAGAAAGAGTTTGATGTGCTTCTGTCGTATGTGTGGAGCCCTCcatcagcagaggaggaggcagtttTGACGCTTTCCTCCCGCTCAGGACCTGACACTGATGAGGAAG CATGCTTATTCAGCATGGACCCGCTGAACTCTGAGGAGGGTATAGCCACCCAGAGACCACTGGAAGTGCTGCTGCCCCAGGTCTTAGAGGACCGGTGGGGGTATCGCCTCTGTCTGCTGGAGAGGGATGTGATTcctggaggag CATATATAGACGATGTGATCCTTGCAATAAAGAGAAGCCAAATGCTTATCTGTCTCCTGTCAGCTGACTACCTCTCCAACAGCAATGCTGTGTTTGTACTGCAATCAGGAGTTCAG GCTTTGCTGCAAAACTCTACCCTCAAACTCCTGCTAATATGGACCAATACAGCCTCAGCATCCCTCATCCAGCCGGACCCCCCGCTGCCCACACTGGTCCAGAGGGCCTTGAAGGTGCTACCCAGTCTGGATTGGACCGCAGGCAAACCTACCAGAGCCACCAGCAACTTCTGGAGGTCTTTGAGGAAGGCCATGCCTGATCACAGCAAGAAGCTG TTTCACTCATGCAGGACCAGTGATTTAAGTTTTTCCCAACATGATGTACAGCATATTTATTTCACCATGCAGGTTGTATTACTACATTCTTCACTGAAACTGTTTGCATGCAAATGCAAGACTTAA
- the LOC139284663 gene encoding PEST proteolytic signal-containing nuclear protein-like isoform X2, translating into MADYERNRRGIADDGAGPQEEEGRVKTKPVSCSTVGEGTAVKRTSQHLTSEDEEESSADPPAPRKVSKIGFSMNSQMGKKSNPISIKLGATVSKPKEPVPSLPPKKAGLASVFNEDDDSEPEEMPPEAKMRMKNIGRETPTSAGPNSFNKGKQGFSDHKKLWERKMKAQADKL; encoded by the exons atGGCGGATTACGAGCGTAACAGAAGGGGTATCGCCGACGATGGAG CAGGGccgcaggaggaggaaggcagagTGAAAACTAAGCCTGTCTCTTGTAGCACTGTGGGAGAAGGGACAGCAGTCAAACGCACGTCCCAGCATCTCACAtctgaagatgaggaagagtcCTCAGCAGACCCACCAGCACCCCGCAAAGTCTCCAAGATAGGCTTTAGCATGAACAGTCAGATGGGGAAGAAGTCCAACCCCATATCCATCAAACTTGGAGCAACAGTGAGT AAACCCAAAGAGCCCGTCCCATCACTTCCTCCAAAAAAGGCAGGGCTGGCGTCTGTTTTTAACGAAGACGATGAT AGTGAACCGGAGGAGATGCCTCCAGAAGcaaagatgaggatgaagaacATTGGCAG GGAGACGCCAACATCTGCGGGACCCAATTCCTTCAACAAGGGCAAGCAGGGCTTCTCTGATCATAAAAAACTttgggagaggaagatgaaggccCAAGCAGACAAATTGTAA
- the LOC139284663 gene encoding PEST proteolytic signal-containing nuclear protein-like isoform X1: MMADYERNRRGIADDGAGPQEEEGRVKTKPVSCSTVGEGTAVKRTSQHLTSEDEEESSADPPAPRKVSKIGFSMNSQMGKKSNPISIKLGATKPKEPVPSLPPKKAGLASVFNEDDDSEPEEMPPEAKMRMKNIGRETPTSAGPNSFNKGKQGFSDHKKLWERKMKAQADKL, translated from the exons atgatGGCGGATTACGAGCGTAACAGAAGGGGTATCGCCGACGATGGAG CAGGGccgcaggaggaggaaggcagagTGAAAACTAAGCCTGTCTCTTGTAGCACTGTGGGAGAAGGGACAGCAGTCAAACGCACGTCCCAGCATCTCACAtctgaagatgaggaagagtcCTCAGCAGACCCACCAGCACCCCGCAAAGTCTCCAAGATAGGCTTTAGCATGAACAGTCAGATGGGGAAGAAGTCCAACCCCATATCCATCAAACTTGGAGCAACA AAACCCAAAGAGCCCGTCCCATCACTTCCTCCAAAAAAGGCAGGGCTGGCGTCTGTTTTTAACGAAGACGATGAT AGTGAACCGGAGGAGATGCCTCCAGAAGcaaagatgaggatgaagaacATTGGCAG GGAGACGCCAACATCTGCGGGACCCAATTCCTTCAACAAGGGCAAGCAGGGCTTCTCTGATCATAAAAAACTttgggagaggaagatgaaggccCAAGCAGACAAATTGTAA
- the LOC139282766 gene encoding PEST proteolytic signal-containing nuclear protein-like isoform X4, whose translation MADYEHNRRGIADDGAGPQEEEGRVKTKPVSCSTVGEGTAVKRTSQHLTSEDEEESSADPPAPRKVSKIGFSMNSQMGKKSNPISIKLGATVSKPKEPVPSLPPKKAGLVSVFNEDDDSEPEEMPPEAKMRMKNIGRETPTSAGPNSFNKGKQGFSDHQKLWERKMKAQADKL comes from the exons ATGGCGGATTACGAGCATAACAGAAGGGGTATCGCCGACGATGGAG CAGGGccgcaggaggaggaaggcagagTGAAAACTAAGCCTGTCTCTTGTAGCACTGTGGGAGAAGGGACAGCAGTCAAACGCACGTCCCAGCATCTCACAtctgaagatgaggaagagtcCTCAGCAGACCCACCAGCACCCCGCAAAGTCTCCAAGATAGGCTTTAGCATGAACAGTCAGATGGGGAAGAAGTCCAACCCCATATCCATCAAACTTGGAGCAACAGTGAGT AAACCCAAAGAGCCCGTCCCATCACTTCCTCCAAAAAAGGCAGGGCTGGTGTCTGTTTTTAACGAAGACGATGAT AGTGAACCGGAGGAGATGCCTCCAGAAGcaaagatgaggatgaagaacATTGGCAG GGAGACGCCAACATCTGCGGGACCCAATTCCTTCAACAAGGGCAAGCAGGGCTTCTCTGATCATCAAAAACTttgggagaggaagatgaaggccCAAGCAGACAAATTGTAA
- the LOC139282766 gene encoding PEST proteolytic signal-containing nuclear protein-like isoform X2, producing MMADYEHNRRGIADDGAGPQEEEGRVKTKPVSCSTVGEGTAVKRTSQHLTSEDEEESSADPPAPRKVSKIGFSMNSQMGKKSNPISIKLGATKPKEPVPSLPPKKAGLVSVFNEDDDSEPEEMPPEAKMRMKNIGRETPTSAGPNSFNKGKQGFSDHQKLWERKMKAQADKL from the exons ATGATGGCGGATTACGAGCATAACAGAAGGGGTATCGCCGACGATGGAG CAGGGccgcaggaggaggaaggcagagTGAAAACTAAGCCTGTCTCTTGTAGCACTGTGGGAGAAGGGACAGCAGTCAAACGCACGTCCCAGCATCTCACAtctgaagatgaggaagagtcCTCAGCAGACCCACCAGCACCCCGCAAAGTCTCCAAGATAGGCTTTAGCATGAACAGTCAGATGGGGAAGAAGTCCAACCCCATATCCATCAAACTTGGAGCAACA AAACCCAAAGAGCCCGTCCCATCACTTCCTCCAAAAAAGGCAGGGCTGGTGTCTGTTTTTAACGAAGACGATGAT AGTGAACCGGAGGAGATGCCTCCAGAAGcaaagatgaggatgaagaacATTGGCAG GGAGACGCCAACATCTGCGGGACCCAATTCCTTCAACAAGGGCAAGCAGGGCTTCTCTGATCATCAAAAACTttgggagaggaagatgaaggccCAAGCAGACAAATTGTAA
- the LOC139282766 gene encoding PEST proteolytic signal-containing nuclear protein-like isoform X3, which translates to MPKREMMADYEHNRRGIADDGAGPQEEEGRVKTKPVSCSTVGEGTAVKRTSQHLTSEDEEESSADPPAPRKVSKIGFSMNSQMGKKSNPISIKLGATKPKEPVPSLPPKKAGLVSVFNEDDDSEPEEMPPEAKMRMKNIGRETPTSAGPNSFNKGKQGFSDHQKLWERKMKAQADKL; encoded by the exons GAGAAATGATGGCGGATTACGAGCATAACAGAAGGGGTATCGCCGACGATGGAG CAGGGccgcaggaggaggaaggcagagTGAAAACTAAGCCTGTCTCTTGTAGCACTGTGGGAGAAGGGACAGCAGTCAAACGCACGTCCCAGCATCTCACAtctgaagatgaggaagagtcCTCAGCAGACCCACCAGCACCCCGCAAAGTCTCCAAGATAGGCTTTAGCATGAACAGTCAGATGGGGAAGAAGTCCAACCCCATATCCATCAAACTTGGAGCAACA AAACCCAAAGAGCCCGTCCCATCACTTCCTCCAAAAAAGGCAGGGCTGGTGTCTGTTTTTAACGAAGACGATGAT AGTGAACCGGAGGAGATGCCTCCAGAAGcaaagatgaggatgaagaacATTGGCAG GGAGACGCCAACATCTGCGGGACCCAATTCCTTCAACAAGGGCAAGCAGGGCTTCTCTGATCATCAAAAACTttgggagaggaagatgaaggccCAAGCAGACAAATTGTAA
- the LOC139282766 gene encoding PEST proteolytic signal-containing nuclear protein-like isoform X1 — MMADYEHNRRGIADDGGPQEEEGRVKTKPVSCSTVGEGTAVKRTSQHLTSEDEEESSADPPAPRKVSKIGFSMNSQMGKKSNPISIKLGATKPKEPVPSLPPKKAGLVSVFNEDDDSEPEEMPPEAKMRMKNIGRETPTSAGPNSFNKGKQGFSDHQKLWERKMKAQADKL, encoded by the exons ATGATGGCGGATTACGAGCATAACAGAAGGGGTATCGCCGACGATGGAG GGccgcaggaggaggaaggcagagTGAAAACTAAGCCTGTCTCTTGTAGCACTGTGGGAGAAGGGACAGCAGTCAAACGCACGTCCCAGCATCTCACAtctgaagatgaggaagagtcCTCAGCAGACCCACCAGCACCCCGCAAAGTCTCCAAGATAGGCTTTAGCATGAACAGTCAGATGGGGAAGAAGTCCAACCCCATATCCATCAAACTTGGAGCAACA AAACCCAAAGAGCCCGTCCCATCACTTCCTCCAAAAAAGGCAGGGCTGGTGTCTGTTTTTAACGAAGACGATGAT AGTGAACCGGAGGAGATGCCTCCAGAAGcaaagatgaggatgaagaacATTGGCAG GGAGACGCCAACATCTGCGGGACCCAATTCCTTCAACAAGGGCAAGCAGGGCTTCTCTGATCATCAAAAACTttgggagaggaagatgaaggccCAAGCAGACAAATTGTAA